Below is a window of Pseudomonas sp. B21-040 DNA.
GCTAATTTATTGCGTCGCTACCATGGCGGCGCTGCTTACGACTCCAGCGTCGAAAACACCGCCTACGCCATGCGCGCCGATCAGATGCGCGATGAAAAGCAACGCATCGGCGAAGCCATTGCCGCCCAGATCCCCGATCACGCCTCGCTGTTCATCAATATCGGTACCACCACCGAATCGATTGCCCGGGCGCTGCTCAACCACAATCACCTGAAGATCATCACCAACAACCTGCATGTGGCCTCGATGCTCAGCGCCAAGGACGACTTCGACGTTCTGCTGACGGGCGGCAATGTGCGGCGCGACGGCGGTGTGGTCGGTCAGGCGAGCGTCGACTTTATCAACCAGTTCAAGGTCGACTTCGCGCTGGTGGGCATCAGCGGTATTGATGAAGACGGCAGCCTGCTGGACTTCGACTATCAGGAAGTGCGTGTATCGCAGGCGATCATCGCCAATGCGCGCCAGGTGATCCTCGCGGCGGACTCCAGCAAATTCGGGCGCAACGCCATGATTCGACTGGGGCCGATCAGCCTGATCGATTGCCTGGTGACCGACCAGCCGCCGGTGCCCGCGCTGGCACAGTTGCTGAGTCAGCACAAGATTCGCCTGGAAGTCGTTTAACCGCGAAGGCGGTTACACAACCCGTAGGAGCACGGCTTGCCGGCGATGGCGGCCTCAAGTACGTCATCGCCGGCAAGCCGTGCTCCTACAAATATCGCTGCGCCCCCCCTCTCTCTTTATTCTTCTAATGTTCGAAAATTTTCCTTTAGCCGCCCTTCGATGAGTTTTTTCAATCGAAGTTAACTGGCTGCGCGCCTCTTTATGGGCTACCATTTTCGCAAATGAACATTAATGTTCGAATTCAAATACATAAAATAAGCACCGAGGCCAGCCGATGCCCACTTCCACCTTGCCTACGCCCCCTCTCGCAGAGGTCTACGACATTGCCGTCATCGGTGGCGGGATCAATGGCGTGGGGATCGCAGCGGATGCCGCCGGCCGCGGTCTTTCAGTGTTCCTTTGTGAAAAGGATGACTTGGCCAGCCACACCTCTTCGGCCAGCAGCAAGCTGATCCACGGTGGTTTGCGCTACCTCGAACATTACGAATTCCGCCTGGTGCGTGAGGCCCTGGCCGAGCGTGAAGTGTTGCTGGCCAAGGCTCCGCATATCGTCAAACAGATGCGTTTCGTCCTGCCACACCGCCCGCACCTGCGTCCGGCCTGGATGATCCGCGCCGGCCTGTTTCTCTATGACAACCTCGGCAAACGGGAACAACTGGCAGGCTCCAAAAGCCTGAAGTTCGGCCCGGACAGCGCGCTGAAAAGTGAAATCACCAAAGGCTTCGAATACTCCGACTGTTGGGTTGACGACGCCCGCCTCGTGGTCCTGAACGCCATGGCCGCTCGCGAAAAAGGCGCCCACGTTCACACCCAGACTCGCTGCGTCAGCGCGCGTCGCACCAAGGGCCTGTGGCACCTGCACCTGGAACGCGCCGATGGCAGCCTGTTTTCGATCCGCGCCAAGGCATTGGTGAACGCGGCCGGCCCATGGGTTGCCAAGTTCATTCGTGACGACCTGAAGATGGAATCGCCCTACGGCATCCGCCTGATTCAGGGCAGCCACCTGATCGTGCCGAAACTGTACGAAGGCGAACACGCGCACATTCTGCAAAACGAAGATCAGCGCATCGTCTTCACCATTCCGTACCTGAACCACTTCACCCTGATCGGCACGACCGACCGTGAGTACATCGGCGACCCAGCCAAAGTGGCGATCACCGAAGGCGAAACCGATTATTTGCTCCAAGTGGTCAATGCCCACTTCAAGAAGCAAATCAGCCGCGACGACATCCTGCACAGCTATTCTGGCGTTCGGCCGCTGTGCAACGACGAGTCCGATAATCCGTCGGCCGTCACCCGCGACTACACCCTGGCATTGTCGGGCACCGGCGAAGAAGCACCACTGCTGTCGGTGTTCGGCGGCAAGCTGACCACGTACCGCAAGCTGGCCGAATCGGCGCTGGCGCAACTGGCGCCTTACTTCACGCACATCAAGCCAAGCTGGACCGCCAGTGCCCCGCTGCCGGGCGGTGAAGACATGACCACCCCGCAAGCATTGAGCTCGCTGATCCGCGACAAATTCGACTGGGTGCCGAGCGAAATCTCACGCCGTTGGGCCACCACTTATGGCAGCCGCACCTGGCGCATGCTCGAAGGCGTGCAGAACCTCGGTGACATGGGTGAACACATCGGCGGCGGGCTCTACACCCGCGAAATCGATTACCTGTGCTCAGATGAGTGGGCAACCACCGCGCACGACATTTTGTGGCGTCGCAGCAAACTCGGGCTGTTCACCACTGAGGCGGAACAGTGCAAGCTGGCGGATTACCTGAGCAAAGTCGAACAGAACCGCAGAAAGATCGAAGCGGCCTGATCGG
It encodes the following:
- the glpD gene encoding glycerol-3-phosphate dehydrogenase; this translates as MPTSTLPTPPLAEVYDIAVIGGGINGVGIAADAAGRGLSVFLCEKDDLASHTSSASSKLIHGGLRYLEHYEFRLVREALAEREVLLAKAPHIVKQMRFVLPHRPHLRPAWMIRAGLFLYDNLGKREQLAGSKSLKFGPDSALKSEITKGFEYSDCWVDDARLVVLNAMAAREKGAHVHTQTRCVSARRTKGLWHLHLERADGSLFSIRAKALVNAAGPWVAKFIRDDLKMESPYGIRLIQGSHLIVPKLYEGEHAHILQNEDQRIVFTIPYLNHFTLIGTTDREYIGDPAKVAITEGETDYLLQVVNAHFKKQISRDDILHSYSGVRPLCNDESDNPSAVTRDYTLALSGTGEEAPLLSVFGGKLTTYRKLAESALAQLAPYFTHIKPSWTASAPLPGGEDMTTPQALSSLIRDKFDWVPSEISRRWATTYGSRTWRMLEGVQNLGDMGEHIGGGLYTREIDYLCSDEWATTAHDILWRRSKLGLFTTEAEQCKLADYLSKVEQNRRKIEAA
- a CDS encoding DeoR family transcriptional regulator, with the protein product MNLPPRQQQILELVRERGYVSIEEMATLFVVTPQTIRRDINQLAEANLLRRYHGGAAYDSSVENTAYAMRADQMRDEKQRIGEAIAAQIPDHASLFINIGTTTESIARALLNHNHLKIITNNLHVASMLSAKDDFDVLLTGGNVRRDGGVVGQASVDFINQFKVDFALVGISGIDEDGSLLDFDYQEVRVSQAIIANARQVILAADSSKFGRNAMIRLGPISLIDCLVTDQPPVPALAQLLSQHKIRLEVV